Within Microterricola gilva, the genomic segment CCTCAGTGGGATCGAGGTGTTGCGTCGCCTGCGCGCGGCCGGCAACGATGTGGAGGTGATCGCCGTGACTGCGGCACGCGACCTGGACACGATCCGTCAGGCACGGCAGCTCGGTGTGCGGCACTACCTCGTGAAGCCGTTCACGGGAGCGAGCCTGAATGAGCGGCTCGAGGAGGTATGGCGTGGGGCGCAGACGCTGGCGGCCGACAGCAGCATCGAGCTCGACCAACGCGCGGTGGACCGGATGCTCGGATCACCGGCGACGGGCGGGATCCGGCTGCCGCTGCCGCCGAAGGGGCTCTCCGCGGCGAGCCTCGCCCGCGTGAGCGCAGCCATCGCGCGCTCTGCCGGCGATGTCTCGGCCAGCGAGATCGCCGAGACGCTCGGGATGTCGCGGGTCAGTGCCCGCCGTTACCTTGAGCACCTCGTCGACCTCGGGGATCTCGCCGTTGAACCGCGCTACGGCACGGCCGGTCGACCCGCGAACCGGTATCGCCGCCGCGACCCGGCCGCCGCGGAGTGAGCACGGCCTAGGGACGTGGCGTGAGGCCGAGTCCATCGGCGAGCAGGGCGAGTGCGGCCTGCACGGTCGCCGCCCGGATGGCGGCGCGGTCGCCGTCGAGTCGGAGCCGACTGACGGTGACGCCGGCGGCCGAGGCCACGGCGATGAAGACGGTGCCGGGCGGCTGGCCGTCCTGCGGGTCGGGGCCGGCGACTCCGGTCGTCGCCAGGCCGTATTCGGCGCTCCGCCCATCGACGGCGAGCACCGCACGCACGCGATCAGCCATCTGGCGCGCCACCTCGGCGTCAACGGCTCCACGCTCGGCGAGCAGTGTGGCATCGACACCGAGCACGCTGCCCTTGATCGCGGTGTCGTAGGCCACAACGCCGCCGCGGAAGACGGCGGAGGCGCCTGGGACGTTCACGAGCTCGGCGGCGAGGAGCCCGCCGGTCAGCGACTCGGCGACGCCGAGCGTCTCCCCGCGTTGGGTGAGCTCCGCGATGACGCGCGCTGCGGCATCCGCGACGATGAGCGGGAAGGCCTCAGACTCGGTTGACGTCGATCCGATCGGAGCCGACCCGGATGGCGCCGACTCGAGTGAATCAGACACTGCTCTTCTTCAGGCGTGCCGCGTCGACGAGGTACTGCACCCCCGTGTACACGGTGATCACGACGGCCGCCGTCATGGCGATGCCGTTGACCCAGTGCACCCACTCGCCGAACACGGTCCAGAACGGCAGCAACGCGAGCGAGATGGCCACGGACTGCACGAGCGTCTTGAGCTTGCCGCCCTTCGACGCCGGCACGACGTTGCCACGGCCGAGTTCGACGAAGCGCCACACGGTGATGCCGACCTCGCGCACGACAATGATCGCCGTGACCCACCAGGGCAGTTCGCCGAGGATCGACAGGCAGACGAGTGCACCGCTCGTGAGCAGTTTGTCGGCGATCGGGTCGAGGATTTTGCCGAGGTCGGTGACGAGGTTCTTGCGGCGCGCGATCGCGCCGTCGATGCCGTCTGTGCCGATCGCCACGATGAACAGCACGGCCGCCCACCACCGCAGGGCACCATCGGCTCCGTCGTCGGCGAGCAGCATCCAGAAGAAGATCGGGGCGAGCAGGATCCGAATGACGGTGATGATGTTCGGGGCGTTCCAGTTGCTCGGCCGAGTGGCGGGCGCCATGTCGCTGGGTGTCATGTGTGCGGCTAGTCCCTACCGGTCAGATTCCAGGCGTCCTCGTCGGTGTCGCCCTCGACCTCAGGGTACCCCTCCGTCATCTTCGCGACGGGGTCACCGCCATAGGGGTCGTGCTCGACCGGCGCCTGGGCCGGTGCCGGGGCGGATGCCGGGGCAGCCTGCTCGCGAGGCTCCTCTCCGCGCAGCTTGGCGAGCACTCCCCCGAGCTGTTCGGCCGTGACGAGCACGTCGCGCGCCTTCGAGCCTTCCGACGGCCCGACGATCTCGCGGCTCTCCAGCAGGTCCATCAGGCGGCCGGCCTTGGCGAAGCCGACGCGGAGCTTGCGCTGCAGCATGGACGTCGAGCCGAACTGGGTGGACACGACGAGCTCGGCAGCCGCCAGCAGCAGCTCGAGGTCGTCGCCGATGTCGGAGTCGATCTCCTTGCGCTCGACCGAGGCCGCGACATCCTGCCGGTACTCGGGGCGGGCCTGCTGCGTGACGTGCTTGACGACGCGTTCGATCTCGCTCTCGCTGACCCAGGCACCCTGCACGCGGAGCGCCTTGGACGCGCCCATCGGCAGGAACAGGGCGTCGCCCTGGCCGATGAGCTTATCGGCGCCTGGCTGGTCGAGGATGACGCGGGAGTCGGTGACGCTGGTCACGGCGAAGGCGAGGCGGCTCGGCACATTGGCCTTGATCAGACCGGTGACGACGTCGACCGACGGGCGTTGCGTCGCCAGCACGAGGTGGATGCCGGAGGCGCGGGCGAGCTGGGTGATGCGCACGATCGAGTCCTCGACATCGCGCGGGGCCACCATCATGAGGTCGGCGAGCTCGTCGACGACGACGAGCAGGTACGGGTACGGCTTGAGCTGGCGCTCGCTGCCGGCCGGCAGGATGATCTCGTTGTTGACAACCGCCTTGTTGAAGTCGTCGATGTGGCGGAAGCCGAAGCTCGCCAGGTCGTCGTAGCGCATGTCCATCTCTTTGACCACCCAGGAGAGCGCCTCAGCGGCCTTCTTCGGGTTCGTGATGATGGGCGTGATCAGGTGCGGAACACCGGCATATGGCGCCAGCTCGACGCGCTTGGGGTCGATCAGCACCATGCGCACGTCGCTCGGCTTGGCGCGCATCAGGAGGCTCGTGATCATGGAGTTCACGAAGCTCGACTTACCCGAGCCGGTGGAACCGGCCACGAGCAGGTGGGGCATCTTGGCGAGGTTCGCCACGACGTAGCCGCCGCCGACATCCTTGCCGACGCCGATGGTCATCGGGTGGGTGCTGTTCGTGGAGGCACCGGAGCGCAGCACGTCGCCGAGGGTGACGATCTCGCGGTCGGTGTTGGGGATCTCGATGCCGATCGCGCTCTTGCCCGGGATCGGCGAGAGGATGCGGACCTCGTTCGAGGCGACGGCATAGCTGAGGTTCTTGGAGAGCGCCGTGACGCGCTCGACCTTGACACCGGGGCCGAGCTCGACCTCGTACTGGGTGACCGTCGGTCCGCGGGAGAAGCCGGTGACCTTGGCGTCGACCGAGAACTGCTGCAGCACATCGGTGATCGCCCGCACGACCTCGTCGTTGGCGGCGGAGCGGGTCTTGGCCGGCGCCCCGGCGGCGAGCGTCGACGCGGACGGCAGGTTGTACGGTGCGGCGGGGCCGGCCGGCACGGCGTCACCGAGGGCATCAGCGTCGAAGTCGTCGCCCTCGAGCCCGAAGCCGGGCAGCACGCCGGTCGCGGCGAGCGAGGCATCCTCGCCCTGGTCGTCTCCCTGCAGGCCCGTCGAGCCGCGCTGGAGCTGGATGTCGCCGGTGTAGCGCTTGAGCGCGGCCTCGGCCTGGGCAAGATCGCCGAGCACCTCGGTGTTGTAGCCGGCCGCGCTGTCCTGGGCGGTCGGAGCCGCCCCGAAGCCGATGCCCTGCGCCGGGGATGCTGCCGGGGCCGGAACGCCCTCGAGCGCGCTGTCGAATCCGCCGGCGGACGGCTCGGAGCCG encodes:
- a CDS encoding response regulator — its product is MSVLSAIVVDDDFAVAQVNRRFIEAHRGFQVLAEAHTGEAALSVIERLKPALILLDIYMPDLSGIEVLRRLRAAGNDVEVIAVTAARDLDTIRQARQLGVRHYLVKPFTGASLNERLEEVWRGAQTLAADSSIELDQRAVDRMLGSPATGGIRLPLPPKGLSAASLARVSAAIARSAGDVSASEIAETLGMSRVSARRYLEHLVDLGDLAVEPRYGTAGRPANRYRRRDPAAAE
- a CDS encoding CinA family protein: MVADAAARVIAELTQRGETLGVAESLTGGLLAAELVNVPGASAVFRGGVVAYDTAIKGSVLGVDATLLAERGAVDAEVARQMADRVRAVLAVDGRSAEYGLATTGVAGPDPQDGQPPGTVFIAVASAAGVTVSRLRLDGDRAAIRAATVQAALALLADGLGLTPRP
- the pgsA gene encoding CDP-diacylglycerol--glycerol-3-phosphate 3-phosphatidyltransferase, giving the protein MTPSDMAPATRPSNWNAPNIITVIRILLAPIFFWMLLADDGADGALRWWAAVLFIVAIGTDGIDGAIARRKNLVTDLGKILDPIADKLLTSGALVCLSILGELPWWVTAIIVVREVGITVWRFVELGRGNVVPASKGGKLKTLVQSVAISLALLPFWTVFGEWVHWVNGIAMTAAVVITVYTGVQYLVDAARLKKSSV
- a CDS encoding FtsK/SpoIIIE family DNA translocase, coding for MATSTKPTGRGGNTSGRASGSAGAASKTGATPTKRAPRQTAAQKTVKFEAIEEKPALIVRMWMGLAHLTGGAFRALGPEKLAKEERRDGLPFFLVLLAVAGAGVEWFLINNEVAQNLDAWTFGGLFGRVAFALPVIMLLFAGWLFRHPASVHDNTRIGIGLGILLVCVSGLSHIFGGQPAPSEGMPVLAQAGGILGWMIAAPLILLITPVGATIVISLLLLLSLFIITKTPPNKLPQRLRELYAWLFGEQLPDAEARAAAKQEKLESKQVELDGIDALSKLAEDDDEEQGGNGALPWWRRNNSQREEDPDFGGAIVDDLTAVFGSEPSAGGFDSALEGVPAPAASPAQGIGFGAAPTAQDSAAGYNTEVLGDLAQAEAALKRYTGDIQLQRGSTGLQGDDQGEDASLAATGVLPGFGLEGDDFDADALGDAVPAGPAAPYNLPSASTLAAGAPAKTRSAANDEVVRAITDVLQQFSVDAKVTGFSRGPTVTQYEVELGPGVKVERVTALSKNLSYAVASNEVRILSPIPGKSAIGIEIPNTDREIVTLGDVLRSGASTNSTHPMTIGVGKDVGGGYVVANLAKMPHLLVAGSTGSGKSSFVNSMITSLLMRAKPSDVRMVLIDPKRVELAPYAGVPHLITPIITNPKKAAEALSWVVKEMDMRYDDLASFGFRHIDDFNKAVVNNEIILPAGSERQLKPYPYLLVVVDELADLMMVAPRDVEDSIVRITQLARASGIHLVLATQRPSVDVVTGLIKANVPSRLAFAVTSVTDSRVILDQPGADKLIGQGDALFLPMGASKALRVQGAWVSESEIERVVKHVTQQARPEYRQDVAASVERKEIDSDIGDDLELLLAAAELVVSTQFGSTSMLQRKLRVGFAKAGRLMDLLESREIVGPSEGSKARDVLVTAEQLGGVLAKLRGEEPREQAAPASAPAPAQAPVEHDPYGGDPVAKMTEGYPEVEGDTDEDAWNLTGRD